One Gemmatimonadaceae bacterium genomic window, CAACACGCCTTCGACGTGTGAGGCCCAGATGACGGGCCGGTCGTAGCGATCACGCGCGATGAGCGCATCTATGCCGCCGCCACCCGAACCCGTGCCGAGGTGCGCATCCGAGAGGAATTCGGCAGTCAGCGTCTGGCGAACCCACCTGTCAAACATGGGCGGCCTCCTGTTCCGCTCCGGTACCTTGGGACTTGCTACCAAGGCGGACCATCTCGGCGACTTCGACCAAGTCGAGCAGCGGGGTGATCCTCGGCCCGTTGTTCGACGACTGTCGCCACACCTCCTTCACGCCCGCCTTGGCGAGCGGTCCCTTCGCGTCTTTCGGAAGCTCGGCGAACGCCAGCTCCGCGAGTGCGCGACCTCGTGGGAGCTGCTCAACCAAATAGCGGAGCTGCGAACGCGGTGCACCGGCGAGCTGCTGAGCACCCTCCATGAGGCCCTGCAACGAGTCGACGTCCTTTCCGAGCACATTTACCGGCCGCTGCGAGAGCACGCGCAGTTCGTTACCACTGCCGCGCAGCCAGTCTCGCCTACGCACCCCCGCGGGCTCGTCGACCCACGCGGTGCTGTAGACGGCCCAGTCGACGACGGATTGCTTCACCTCGTCGTCTTTGAACCCACGGAAGCGGCGCTTGGCGGATCCGGCAAGCTGCTCGGCGACTTCGTGCAGTCGGTGAATGGGGATGGTGTGCCTGGCGATGACCACGCCCACGCCGAGGGTCAGCTTGAAGCCGGTGCTGTCCTTCTGGAGCGACTCCAGCTCCGCGCAGAGCGTGACGACGAACGGCAGCGCAGTTTCTGCGCGCGTCACGAGCAAGAGGTCGTCGCCGCCGAGCATCAACAGGATGAGCGGCGCCTTAGTCTGGTCGAGGCAGTGCGCATCGATTGCCTTGCTCAGCGCACGCCGGAGCAGCACGCGATTGCGATGGAAGAACGCAGCGCGCTCGCTGTCCGGCTTGTCTTTGCCAAGACCACTGCCGACGCCGTTGCCGTCGGCGTGGATTAGCGCTAGGTAGCCGTTGCCCACGAGCTCCTTCAGCTCTTGCGGTCGATTCAACGTTCTTAGCTTGGTCGTGTCGCTCAGCAGGCTGGCGACGTCAACCGCCGAGCTGTCCTCGGTGCGACGAGCCGCGTCGTGGCGCTGGGCGACGTCGCGCGAGACGGCGGGACGCTCATCGCCTTGCTCGACGATGGCCGACGCGAGCCCGCGTCCGGTCCACTCGCAGGGGGCGAGAACCGGCAGCTCGGTCGAGAGATGCACTTGGCTCTTAGTCCGCGGCGTGCCGTCGATGGAGATGCGAAAGCGCAGACCCGGCAGTTTGGAGTGCAGGAGCCGCGCGACCGCGTCGGCGAAGGCCCCGGCGCCACTTGCGAAGTGGGCCTCGAAGTGTCCGCCATCGCGCGAGATAATGCCATCCTTCGCGTCGGCGGCGGGATCGTCGTGATCCTTCAGCGGATCGTTCGAGTCGGCGGCAGGGTAGCTCTCCGAGCTTGGAGCCAACATCCAGCCGCAGCCAGCTTTTCGCGCCAACCCCGGCAGCGCGATGCGCAGGGTCTCTCCTAGCAGCGCGTTTGCGCCAACCATCGCCCGCAGGCGCGGCACGGCGAAGAGCCACGTCTGTACACGCGAGAACTCGATGTGGACGCGCTTAACCTTGGTGACGACGGTCATGTTGTCTTCTTCTTCATCGTAAAGACCACGAAATGAGTCATCCTCGAGTCTCCTCTCGCGCGAACGTCGTGACCTTGTTCTTGCCGGACAGATCGAGATCAAACGCGAACCTACGCATCGGCAGCGGCAGATCGGCACCGGCGAGCGCAGCGCGCGCCAGCATCGGCGGCAACGGATGCCCCCAGACGGCGTAGCGAACCTTGCGAGTCTCGTATTCGTCGGGCCGAGCGTGCTCGAGGCCAATCGCCGCGAGGATCTCCACCACTGGCGAGGCGGCGATGGCGTCCTTTTGCGTGTTCGGTGAGTAGCCCGCGTCGATTGCCGTCCACGCACCGCGCGGATCGAAGTTGAAGCTGCCACCCATCGGTGTTACCACGTCGAAGGGCGCCCTCAGGAGGACCTCGCGTTGCTCCATCCAGAGTTGAGCCAGGCCTCGGTGCTTAAGCTCGCCGATCGATTGATGCTTCTTCGGTTTCGCGCGCACGCCCTGAAGCATCTGGGTCGCGATGCGGTAGGCCGACCGGTTTCCGGAATAGAGCTTGAAGTCATCACGCGAAAGCCACGGTGAGAAGGGACTCTTTCGAGACTCAGCCCAGTGGCTTACGACTAACCGACGACCTTCGTCCGCGAGCTGGACTGGAAGCGCGTTTCGATCGCCTTCGCCCGCGGGAAATACTGGCGTCGTGATGCGACGCTGCACCTCGCTAGAATCGTCGTCGAACTCACCACCGTCTTCACGTTCTATGGGCGTGGCGTCTTCCTCTCCGTTGTCGTCACCATCGGCTGCACCGCCTTCAACGTAGCCAATGGGTGTCAATTCGCTGATCTTCGCCTTCGCCAAGAACTCCAGGACGACCTCGAACGGGTTCTTGCCACCGTCAGCGCGAAGAACGAACGTCGCTTGCGCGTCGCTCCAGTCGAAGTGCGCCTCTACGCCGCCGAGCAGTACCTCTGCCGCCTCGAGGAAGCCCATGCAGGCGAGCACCTGGCCAGGGTTCCTGAGATCGACGAGGATGGATGCACTCATATGTGTCATCACGGCTGCTCCTTCTGCGCGATCGCGGCCTGCTGGTTGCGGCGCGACGCAGTCTGGTCTGCCGAGCGGAGAATCGCCTCCCACCATGCGAGCCCCCACGGCCCCCACAGTCTCGAGAGCCTTGCAGATCGAAGCGCGATCGCGCGCGCGCGCTCACTGACAATCGACGGCGGCGCATCGTCGCAGCCGCTGGTCTCGATCACTGGCCTGGCGAAACCGTGATGCGCCGCGACGAGATGTAGAACGGAATCCTGGTCGTCTGTGCCAAGCGCCTTGAAGTCGCCATGGGCTTCAACGCAGGGCAGCGAGCCAAGCTCGTGTCGATAGCCGTCGAGGAGGTGGAAGTCGATCGGCCCTTTCGTCTTTGCGTAGGGGCGACCTTCGATCGGGGCCTTGAACGCGCGCTGCCAGCGGCCGGCCTGTTTTCCTTCGTCGTGAAGACGAGCGGACAGCACGAGCACATACGTGCGCGCCGCCCCGATGCCCAGTCGAGCCGCGATCTGTCGTGCGCACTCTACGGCGAGCGCTTGGTGCTCGCCGAGCTTCTGCGGATGATTCGCTTCTGCACGCTCTTCTTCCGTTGCCGCATCGCCCGCCCACCCATCGATCGCGAGAGCCGCAGACGGCTCACCGTCCACCATCTTCGTAACGAACACATAGCGGCGCACCCATCCTGCTCCTGGCGTCGTGCGCCACGCCGACTCGTCCTCTTCATTGGCGCCCAATTCACGAATGCGAAACCCCGTCACCGGCACATCCGCGACGTCAGGGCGAGCGAGCCAGGTTGAGGAACAGTCGTCCGAGGCTGCTGCGATCGCGTTGCTATCGAGATCCAGGAGACCGTGGGTGAGTCCACCTAATTCCGCGTCGACCACTAGCGTCAACGATGTCAGAGATACATCGAACTGCTTGGCGGCTTCGTTCTTGAGCGCCTTGAGTTCATCGAGTTCCTTGCGCGTCCATCGCTGTTTGACCTCACCACGAGTTGAAAGTCCGACAGCAGCAATTCGCTCACCAGTCGCCAGTCCGTTGGCTTCAAGGAGCTTACCGGCGCGCTTCGACAGCCATTCACGCACGACGAACGCATCGGCCTCGAGTTGCTCGCTCGTGTGCGGAGGTGCAGCGTCGAAGAAGCGCTTCGCCGCCTTGGGGTCGAGGGGGCCGTCAGCTTGAACGGGCAGATGGCGTCGCCAGACCACAGTCGTCTGCGGCGGATCGTTAGGGCGAAAGCCTCGCAGCCACGGGTCAACGTCGGGCCTTCCGGGGTGCTCGTCGAGCGAAGTCATCGACCATGCATCGACCAGGGCGCGCGTCAGCTCGGGCCGAAGCGGCTCGGCGGACTTTGCGGCGGATAGAGCATCCGTTAGATCTGGGCGGTCACGCAGCTTCAGGAGAGCTTCGGGGCTCAAGCAGCCGCCGCCCTCCGCCACGGTGTCGAGCAGCTTTCGGAGGGCGCGGTGCCTTGCGACCTCCGCGTTGTGGCTGGCCACCGCTTTCGCGTCGGCGTCTTTGAACGCCGTGATGCTTCTTTGAGACACCGAGATCGACTGCTTCAACTCCTTAACAGCCTGCTTGCGCTTCTCTTCTGTAGCTTTGGCGTCGGTGGATGCCTTCTGGCCTTTCGGGATAGAGGCCTTCGCGCCCTGCAGGGCATGCAGGTCCTTGGTCAGCTCATCGACGCGCACTTTCGCCGCGTCGGATGCTTCGCTCTTCTTGAGGGCTGTCGTCATCCTGTCTGAGGGCGCCGGCTCACGGTCAACCACGACAACAACCTTCGCATCTCCATCACCGCGCCGATTCACGCGACCGAGCCGCTGGATCATCCGCTCCCAGGCGACGAGGTCACAGACCATGTGGTCGGCGTCCATGTCCACACCTACCTCACCTGCGCTCGTGGCAACGAGGAACGTTGGACCCTGCGGCTCGGCGCGAGTGCCGTCTTCCCGCTCCACGAAGCCATGGTCGACGAGCCACTTGGCCACCATCGTGCGCTCCAGCACTCGACGAGCGCCGACGAAGAGCTCGAAAATCGGCGGCGGCGCGCCCGTAGACGCCTTGAGCTTTCGCAGCGCGGAAGCGACCGCTAATGCGTCCTTGCGACTGTCGCAGAACACGAGGCATCGGACCCTTGCCGATCCTTGCTCCGTCAGCTGCCATGCGTGTCTGGCGAGTTCTTCGACGAGTGTGGGACCCTTGACTCTCGACGGTGCCTCGTCGGCCTCGTCAGCACTCACACCCTCGTCCGTTCCAGCACTGGTCTTCGTCGCCGGTGCCAGATCGACAATGCGCAGCGTCTTCTTCGCGGCGAGGCGTTTCGCCACGATCGGGTGGAGTCGATCGGCCCCGGAGAGCGTCAGCGTCGCTGCATCGAGTTGGCGCCCCGTCGCCGATAGCGAGAGTACCTGGAAGGGAGGAACCAGTGCACGTAGCGAAGTGTCCTGCGGTCCGAACGCGTCTGCTCCACGCTCAACTTGTCTGAGAAGATCCTCGAAAGCAGGCACCAAGTGAGCCTCGTCGAGAACGACGAGCGCGTCTGCGCCGAGAAGTCCCGCATGGTAGGGACGCATCTTCGAGGAGACATAGCCCGAGAACAGGAGCCGCGAGCCTACCATGTCCACGGTGCCGACGATGATGGCGGGCGACGATGGGTCCTCGAGCCACGCGCGATTGTCGACATGTTGGCCACGCAGCGTTGATATAGGCAGTCCGCGATCGTCGAGACCGAGGGCCTCGGCGACCTCTGGCTCTTTCGCCACCCACGCGCGCAGTGTCTCGGCGACCGCAGTCGCTTGATCAACCACGGCGCGACGATCGACGACGTAGACGAGTCGTCTGGGCAGCGACGCTCCGAGCGCTCGCGCGACCAACCACACGGCCATCACCGCGGTCTTTCCGAGACCAGTGGGGATATCGAGCGACGATACGGCTTCGCCTTCACGAAATCGGCGAAGCAACTCGATCTGCCAGGGAAAAGGCGCCTGCGACCCTGCGAGACCTAGGGCGCACCGGAGCCACTCCAGCGCTTGTTTGTCGCCAGTCTTCATCTCACCTCCGTATTGCCGAGCTACAGCCATGGCCAAGGCGATCGCAAAGAGTGGCCGTGTACGAAGCCCAAGCTCGGATTACGGCAAGGTCCTCGCGGGAGCCCTTGCCGATCACTCTCCCGTCACTCGTTGCGGGAGCGCGTCTCCCCATGGATTCCACCGTACAACCACGGTCTGACAGCGACAGCACCGACGCGCCTCCACGTCCACGGACGATCGGCCTCAGGGCGTTCGCGGGGCACTGCACGCGAGACGACGGTCCGCAGCTACGATCCCGCATCCGTCGGCGCGACGGTCGAAGCGGCATCGGGATCAGCGCGATGACCTCCGCCACCCCTATCCGCCCACGCATCGCGCTCGCCCCATCCCCGGGGCCACATCGCCAGCGACGCGCCCGCCCCGCACCAGACTGCCGGGAACGCACCAACGCCCGCACGACGGCCGAAGCGCCGGGCGGGTCGAAGTCCTTCAGATGGAATGCTGGCGACGCAGCACCCTCCGGCTGCGCCTTCCCCCACCAATCCCTATGGTCCGGCTCTCGTCGCATCCCCTCCACCATCCCTCCTCCCCGTTCCGGTCCCGCGAGCGCGTCACGCGCCGCATGGTGGCTCAGTCGAGTAGCACGACCGCGATCCAGGCGTCGAGCCCGCGATCAGCTCCGGTCATCCGCTAACTATTCGCGAAATTGCCGCGGCCGCCACAGTACACCGAAAATCCAACGCGCGCCACCCCACCCCCCATCCGCCTCAACTCCCCAACACTCGCATCCCCACCGAACGCGCTGCCGTCCCCAGCGCCTTGTCATGCGTCGCCATCACGAGATCGGCGTCGCGCGCATCTCGCCAGAGCAGTGCTGTCGAGAGGTGAATCGCATCCAACATTCCAAGGGGTGTGGCGAAGGCCTCCGACGCCCGCCGCAGCACGGACCGCGTGAGTTCGACGATCTCAACCCCCTCCAGAAGCCGGTACACGGCCTCACGTCTCGGCGCGACCTCCGATGTCTCGAGTGCGCCCGTGCGCGCCAACCGATTGAGCGTACGCAGGCACTCGACTTCGGTGAGCGCACTCGCCACGGCTCCGGTCAAACGCGTCCACTCCTTGATGCGGTCGCGCGCGTTGAGTACGAGACGTAGCACGACCGACACCTCGAGCTACGCTATCAACGCTCGGACTGCCGCTCGACGAGCAGCACCTCGAGGCTATCTATCGGGCGCTTCAGTGGCGTCGGCAGGCGAAAGTCGTGCAACGCACGCGTGGCGCGTCGCACGACCAGGACTTCTACCCTCTTCGGCGGTGATTCCGTCATGACCACATAAGAGCCACCCCTACCCCCCACTCATCGCCGCACTCGCCGCCTTGTACGCCTCCGCATTCCAGAACGCCCGCCCGCACGCATCACCACCCTGCGCAATCGACTGCGCGTTGAACGTCATGCGCTGCGCGAACGCGTTGCCGTCCAACTGCACGGTGCGTCGCTCGCCACCCGACAGCTCCGACAACACGGTCACCCCCTTGGCCGCGTCGTAGCGCACGAAGACCACGGCCTCCGACCGCAGCTTGAGCATGAAGGCCGGCGTGAGCCCGCACGTCTTGGCACCATCGGCCGCGAGCGACTCGGCGCTGCGCGCAGAGGCGGGAGTTGGCGGCGTGGCGGCCTGCGACTGGATGGCCTTGAACTTGGCCGCGAGGGCCGCGGTGTCGGTGGTGGCGCCGGCGCCACCGGCAGCTGCAGCGCCCGACCCCTTGGCGGCATTGCGCCGAAAGGTGCGCTCGGTGATGGAGTCGGCCTGACAATCCATGATCTCACGACGATGCGCGATGACCTCGTCCTTGGTCCACTCGCGTTTCGTGCAGCCATAGTCGTCGGTGTACCCGGTGTCGGCGCTCTTCCCCTCCGGCGCGGGGGGGAGGAGCAGTTGCTGCGCGGCGAGCGAATCGCAGTCGTTGGAGGTGACCACGCCGCTCTGCGTCATGATGATGGTCGGAATGGCGGCGGTGCGCACCGACACGCGCCCGCTGGTGGGGTCGGTGGTGGAGATGGCGGGGCTGGAGAGGTTGGCCGGGCCCAGGTAGCCGGTCTTGATCCCTTCGAAGCAGGTGAGCCACTGGCCATCCTGCACCCGCAGCCGCCCGCGCACGGTGTACGTCTTCCCCTTGGCGGCCTTCTTGAGTTTGTCCATCAGTCCCTGCCCCTGCGCGGACTCGGCGAGAGTGACCAGCGCAACGGCGGACACCGCCAGGCGCAACGCGAACCAGCGTCTCATCCCAACCTCCGTGGAGTGCAAGACCAGTCAAAGGCCGGCAGTTGCGACTGCCGGACGACGCTCATCATGATGCACCGGCCGACGGGGGTTGACAACGCCCCGTGTCCCGCGGAGTCCCTCCTGACCCAAACCGGGGCCCCGATACCTACCCCGGAGTGGCTGGACGGTAGCGTAGAGACCGGTTGAATGGGAGCGTAGACCCTACCGCCCCACCACCCCCCGCCGAATCGCCCTCCCCGGCAACGCCCCCCGCACCAGCTCACCAGCTCGAATCACCGGCACGCCGTTCACCACCACGTGCCGCATCCCCACGGAACGCTGGTTGGGCGCGGTGTACGTCGCCTTGTCGCTGACGGTGGCCAGATCGAACACCACCACGTCGGCGTCCTTCCCCACCTGCAAGCGCCCCTTTGCCTTCATCTGCGGCACGCTCTGCTCGAGGATCCTGGCGGGCGTGAGCGAGACGCGCCGGAGCCCCTCGCGCAGCTCGACCTTCTTGCGCTCGCGCACGTAGTCGCGCAGGAAGCGCGAGAAGGTCCCGGCGCTGCGCGGGTGCGCGAAGGCCTCGCTGGGGAGCGGCCACACATCGTCGGTGATGGTCTTGCCCTGCACGGTCCACGGCATGGCGTCGGACGCGATGGCGCCGCCGGGAAAGAGCACGGCCTGGTCGAGGTACGACTGGTCCTGCGGATTCTGCTCGGGACGCATGAAGTGGACGACGATGAACGTTCCCGGCGCCTTCTCCTGCACCTCGGCCAAGGTGGAATCGTTGTACGGCTTGCCGTTCACCTCGATGTCACTCGCCCGGGCGCCGCCCATGCGCTCGCGCCAGTTGCCGCGGAAGATCTCCGCACCTACAACAGTGCTGCCGGCGGCGTAGGGATAGGCCTCGGTGGTCACCTTCACGCCGCGCGATTGCGCCCCGCGAATGAGCTCGGCTACCAACGGGATGTCGCGCGTGCTGGTGCTGTTGAGGTGACTGATGTGCATGTGCGCCCCGGTGCTCGCCGCCAGCGAGACCAGCTCCTCATACGCCTCGAACGACGACTGCGGCTCGATGACGCTCAGGTAGCGGATGTGCGTGAAGGTGGGGACGTCGTACTTCCTGGCCAGTTGCGCGAGCGCGAAGTACTCCTTGCGCCCGTAGCCGGGGGCGTAGCCGGCCAGCACGCCAATCCCGATGGCCCCCTCCTTGAGCCCCTGCTCCACACGCGCCATGATGCGCGCCGTTTCCTCGGGCGAGGCAATGGTGTACTGCCACCCCTTCTTGCGCTGCGCGTTCTGGAAGAACGAGATGTCGCCGTCGGGCTCCACGTGCTCCTTCTCGGCGATGCGCCCGAAGAGCCACGACGCCGAGAAGCCGTAGTTGATGGGGCGCCCCTCCTTGGCGACCTGCTCGTAGGCATGCGCCACGGGGAGCGTTCCCGCTTCGAGTTCGAGCGCGGTGGTCACGCCATCGAAGGCCTGCATGCGTGCCGCGGCCAGGTACTGCCCGTGCGCGTGCAGGTCGATGAAGCCCGGCGCGACGACGAGCCCCCTGGCATCGAGCGTGTCCTTGCCGCGCAACGGCGTGGTGGAGATGGCGGCGATGGTTGCCCCGCGCACACCGACCCAGCGCGTGGCATCGAGCCCGGTCTCGGGGTCGACGACGCGCCCGCCGGCGATGACGAGGTCGTACGTGGTCCCTTGGGCGGCGAGCGGCGAGGGGGGCGCCGAGGCGAAGGCCGACAAAAGAAGGGCCGCACAAGCGGCAAATGGGGCGGGAGCGACTGGGCGCATGGCGGGGGTACTGGAGGATGGGTGGCGCGGGAGAGAATGCCGCTGCCGCCAGCGCTCCGCCAGAGCACCGGGCGCCGCACCCGGGCGCGGCTGCCGTTAGGCGCCGGGATTCTCCCGCTGGCGCCTCACGGCACCACGGCGCATCGTGGAGCACGCCGTAGCATTCGCCCTGACCGCCCACTCCGATGCGCAACTCCCTGCACGAAGGCCTGCGCGACGCGTACGAGCGCATGTACGAGGATGCGAGGCGCGACCCGGAATGGTTCTGGGGGCACGCGGCGCGGC contains:
- a CDS encoding amidohydrolase family protein produces the protein MSAFASAPPSPLAAQGTTYDLVIAGGRVVDPETGLDATRWVGVRGATIAAISTTPLRGKDTLDARGLVVAPGFIDLHAHGQYLAAARMQAFDGVTTALELEAGTLPVAHAYEQVAKEGRPINYGFSASWLFGRIAEKEHVEPDGDISFFQNAQRKKGWQYTIASPEETARIMARVEQGLKEGAIGIGVLAGYAPGYGRKEYFALAQLARKYDVPTFTHIRYLSVIEPQSSFEAYEELVSLAASTGAHMHISHLNSTSTRDIPLVAELIRGAQSRGVKVTTEAYPYAAGSTVVGAEIFRGNWRERMGGARASDIEVNGKPYNDSTLAEVQEKAPGTFIVVHFMRPEQNPQDQSYLDQAVLFPGGAIASDAMPWTVQGKTITDDVWPLPSEAFAHPRSAGTFSRFLRDYVRERKKVELREGLRRVSLTPARILEQSVPQMKAKGRLQVGKDADVVVFDLATVSDKATYTAPNQRSVGMRHVVVNGVPVIRAGELVRGALPGRAIRRGVVGR
- a CDS encoding type II toxin-antitoxin system VapC family toxin gives rise to the protein MLRLVLNARDRIKEWTRLTGAVASALTEVECLRTLNRLARTGALETSEVAPRREAVYRLLEGVEIVELTRSVLRRASEAFATPLGMLDAIHLSTALLWRDARDADLVMATHDKALGTAARSVGMRVLGS
- the cas3u gene encoding type I-U CRISPR-associated helicase/endonuclease Cas3 — translated: MKTGDKQALEWLRCALGLAGSQAPFPWQIELLRRFREGEAVSSLDIPTGLGKTAVMAVWLVARALGASLPRRLVYVVDRRAVVDQATAVAETLRAWVAKEPEVAEALGLDDRGLPISTLRGQHVDNRAWLEDPSSPAIIVGTVDMVGSRLLFSGYVSSKMRPYHAGLLGADALVVLDEAHLVPAFEDLLRQVERGADAFGPQDTSLRALVPPFQVLSLSATGRQLDAATLTLSGADRLHPIVAKRLAAKKTLRIVDLAPATKTSAGTDEGVSADEADEAPSRVKGPTLVEELARHAWQLTEQGSARVRCLVFCDSRKDALAVASALRKLKASTGAPPPIFELFVGARRVLERTMVAKWLVDHGFVEREDGTRAEPQGPTFLVATSAGEVGVDMDADHMVCDLVAWERMIQRLGRVNRRGDGDAKVVVVVDREPAPSDRMTTALKKSEASDAAKVRVDELTKDLHALQGAKASIPKGQKASTDAKATEEKRKQAVKELKQSISVSQRSITAFKDADAKAVASHNAEVARHRALRKLLDTVAEGGGCLSPEALLKLRDRPDLTDALSAAKSAEPLRPELTRALVDAWSMTSLDEHPGRPDVDPWLRGFRPNDPPQTTVVWRRHLPVQADGPLDPKAAKRFFDAAPPHTSEQLEADAFVVREWLSKRAGKLLEANGLATGERIAAVGLSTRGEVKQRWTRKELDELKALKNEAAKQFDVSLTSLTLVVDAELGGLTHGLLDLDSNAIAAASDDCSSTWLARPDVADVPVTGFRIRELGANEEDESAWRTTPGAGWVRRYVFVTKMVDGEPSAALAIDGWAGDAATEEERAEANHPQKLGEHQALAVECARQIAARLGIGAARTYVLVLSARLHDEGKQAGRWQRAFKAPIEGRPYAKTKGPIDFHLLDGYRHELGSLPCVEAHGDFKALGTDDQDSVLHLVAAHHGFARPVIETSGCDDAPPSIVSERARAIALRSARLSRLWGPWGLAWWEAILRSADQTASRRNQQAAIAQKEQP